A DNA window from Methanobacterium sp. Maddingley MBC34 contains the following coding sequences:
- a CDS encoding hypothetical protein (PFAM: Domain of unknown function DUF128; Ribonuclease R winged-helix domain) has translation MPQETDRKMMEILRILADRSEVLGAKTIAEELRKKGYDLGERAVRYHMRILDEKGFTERIGYAGRRITPEGIKELEKGLIYDQVDFIFAKFEDMMYQTTLNPTTGLGKVVVNSSTFNYDEEIMGIIKNIFNKGVAVSPYVKIITPTTEDDEGQMVMETICGTTIDGMILKAGIPVVPKFGGLVEVIDHVPQTFTELIAYKKTSMTPLEAFTDNEMTSVLKLVDSGSGNIPANFRLIPATAREDALKLFKNLQKIGVSGLLKIGNPGESVLGIPVDKDMVGIAVIGGISPLCAAKEADYDVDIKMAENAVEFSEMEQIAKPQNVIKKTGAEQGEKVKFLLSKAWNLIHKVDFDPESVEGHVIVNVSYLKEEDLEEGLKIFDRVMASRPEYCSSKYFQILPGPDGKKGLATICSLTIDGILTKNGIASTPQYGGILETGGKSPRFIELTAYNGSSLDPHEIYLSKGLTSVNKSLKKDGRILASLREIPYVARPETLDVLDETEEAGFSILKVGKPSELIYNAKVDRYHVGIVAPGGLNPIAAIKEAGISVEAKAVEMLMDISNMEEF, from the coding sequence ATGCCACAGGAAACTGATCGTAAGATGATGGAGATCCTGAGGATCCTGGCAGACAGAAGCGAGGTCTTAGGGGCAAAAACCATAGCTGAAGAGCTCCGCAAGAAGGGATACGACCTGGGTGAAAGAGCAGTGCGATATCACATGCGAATTTTAGATGAAAAAGGATTCACCGAGAGAATAGGATATGCGGGAAGACGAATAACCCCCGAAGGTATTAAAGAACTCGAAAAAGGTCTCATCTACGATCAGGTTGATTTTATTTTCGCTAAATTTGAAGATATGATGTACCAGACCACCCTGAATCCCACAACCGGCTTAGGGAAAGTGGTGGTAAACTCCTCAACCTTCAACTATGATGAAGAAATAATGGGCATCATTAAAAATATCTTCAATAAGGGAGTGGCAGTAAGTCCCTACGTTAAGATCATCACCCCTACCACTGAGGATGATGAAGGCCAAATGGTGATGGAAACCATCTGCGGAACAACCATAGATGGTATGATCCTTAAAGCAGGCATCCCCGTAGTCCCCAAGTTTGGAGGATTGGTGGAAGTAATAGATCACGTCCCCCAAACTTTCACAGAACTAATCGCTTATAAAAAGACTTCCATGACACCCCTGGAAGCATTCACCGACAATGAGATGACCTCAGTTTTAAAATTAGTAGATTCAGGTAGCGGAAACATTCCCGCCAACTTCAGATTAATACCAGCCACTGCACGTGAAGATGCTCTTAAATTATTCAAAAATCTCCAGAAAATAGGAGTATCCGGGCTTTTGAAGATTGGTAACCCTGGTGAATCTGTCCTGGGCATTCCAGTGGATAAAGACATGGTGGGTATTGCAGTAATCGGTGGTATTTCACCATTATGTGCTGCCAAAGAAGCAGACTATGATGTGGACATTAAAATGGCTGAAAACGCCGTTGAATTCTCAGAAATGGAACAAATAGCCAAGCCCCAAAATGTAATCAAAAAAACAGGTGCTGAACAGGGTGAAAAGGTCAAATTCCTCCTTTCCAAGGCATGGAACCTCATACATAAAGTGGATTTTGACCCAGAAAGCGTTGAAGGACATGTAATTGTAAATGTGTCCTATTTGAAGGAAGAAGACTTGGAAGAAGGGCTTAAAATATTTGACCGGGTTATGGCATCCCGTCCAGAGTACTGTAGCAGTAAATACTTCCAAATACTTCCTGGACCAGATGGTAAAAAAGGTCTGGCCACGATTTGCAGTCTAACCATCGACGGCATACTCACCAAGAATGGTATTGCCTCCACACCACAGTACGGAGGTATTCTGGAAACTGGAGGTAAATCACCACGGTTTATTGAACTAACAGCCTATAATGGATCATCCCTGGATCCTCATGAAATATACTTATCAAAGGGATTAACCTCGGTGAATAAGTCTTTAAAAAAAGATGGGAGAATTTTAGCCAGTTTAAGGGAAATTCCATATGTTGCCCGGCCAGAAACCCTGGATGTTCTGGATGAAACAGAAGAAGCTGGTTTTTCCATCCTAAAAGTGGGTAAACCCAGTGAACTGATCTACAATGCCAAGGTAGATCGTTACCATGTGGGCATAGTTGCACCAGGTGGTTTAAATCCTATAGCGGCCATTAAAGAAGCAGGAATATCTGTAGAAGCCAAAGCAGTGGAAATGTTAATGGACATATCCAATATGGAAGAGTTTTAA